A genome region from Alistipes dispar includes the following:
- a CDS encoding DNA translocase FtsK: MASKNSTNNTSPASGRRPTAERTNGDSIRWIGGLLLLFAGLFAVASVLFSFVSWDVDQSILQKPAEERELLGNEVENLCGETGARLGRLLVDDSFGVFGILIPVMVVLVGLRIIRQRPLLVNHSLLSLFLILILGSLTLGFAFGDNWSICCSTGWGGAFGIEVAAVLHARIGVFGTLILLLGGWILTGVFINRNFINKVNRAGNAMVDRSGRIVETVRRRVAGRMPLDEPLGGEEFRGTEPAAAEPSEPSGAHSPGAEKAVRERGASALRENVSPDAGEEEIAEAERRAWSAAGAARTTPQSHSGGTAAEHRPSEPFAVERAAAEPEAVRRTAGPEGASEVRISRPAGEEESPFVELTPDGEPLVPEKAAPAVPPAAEEEFTEVDLSRPDGRLVMGRGGLVELERPAVRRETVSDGPFTEITVGGGEAPAEDLRTLAERIVAERAGARRDAARPVFEELSVAGTGDAGMSAGGEEPHRAGAPGAGGPDIAEPEAGGYAAEEGYAAARPEGGAGSADGTVPSGAAPEGGMPGTRPETAAAGSVVPGVPASGQTAPGGAQRTEGVVVTVEAREARLVDERRIPTEAYDPLKDLVNYRRPPVTLLEDYVSDSEVSDEEIFENKTRIEETLRNFGIPIQRIKATVGPTVTLYEIVQKQGVKIAKIQGLQNDIAQSLKAESGIRIIAPIPGRGTIGIEVPNRSKQVVSMYSAVRSLRFQESKAELPVVIGRTIQNENFVFDLAKMPHLLVAGATGQGKSVGLNAIITSLLYRKHPAQLKFVMIDPKMVEFSLYAKVERHFLAKMESEEEAIITDPKKAVYTLNSLCTEMDNRLELCKKAGARNIAEYNEKFTARRLNPMNGHRYMPYIVVVIDEFADLIMTAKEVETPVTRLAQKARAIGIHLIIATQRPSVDVITGKIKANFPARIAFRVMQMIDSRTILDRPGADQLIGRGDMLISKDGELTRIQCALVETKEVERIVDYISKQQGYTSAYTLPDYTPESGEGGGLGSEESSAPVKYDSLFAEIARDAVSGGQISTSMIQRNYEVGFNRAGRIMMQLERAGIVGRQQGAKPRDILYHDLPSLEARLQELGLF; this comes from the coding sequence ATGGCATCCAAAAACAGCACGAATAATACGTCGCCGGCCTCCGGCCGGAGGCCGACTGCCGAACGGACCAACGGCGACAGCATCCGCTGGATCGGGGGTTTGCTGCTCCTCTTCGCGGGACTGTTCGCCGTCGCGTCGGTCCTCTTCTCGTTCGTTAGCTGGGATGTGGACCAGAGCATCTTGCAGAAGCCGGCCGAGGAGCGCGAGCTGCTCGGCAACGAGGTGGAGAACCTCTGCGGCGAGACGGGGGCTCGGCTGGGGCGTCTGCTGGTGGACGATTCGTTCGGGGTGTTCGGCATACTGATTCCCGTGATGGTGGTGCTCGTGGGGCTGCGGATCATCCGTCAGCGTCCGCTGCTGGTGAACCATTCGCTCCTCTCGCTGTTCCTCATCCTGATTCTCGGGTCGCTGACCCTGGGATTCGCCTTCGGTGACAACTGGAGCATCTGCTGCTCGACGGGCTGGGGCGGGGCGTTCGGCATCGAGGTCGCGGCGGTGCTGCATGCCCGTATCGGGGTCTTCGGAACGTTGATCCTGCTGCTCGGCGGCTGGATTCTGACCGGCGTGTTCATCAACCGCAACTTCATCAACAAAGTCAATCGGGCGGGCAACGCGATGGTGGACCGGAGCGGGCGCATCGTGGAGACCGTGCGCCGCAGGGTGGCGGGACGCATGCCGCTCGACGAGCCGCTCGGAGGCGAGGAGTTCCGCGGGACGGAACCAGCGGCCGCGGAGCCTTCGGAACCGTCCGGAGCGCATTCGCCGGGGGCGGAAAAGGCGGTGCGGGAGCGCGGTGCGTCCGCTCTCCGGGAGAATGTGTCGCCGGATGCCGGCGAAGAGGAGATCGCCGAAGCGGAGCGGCGGGCGTGGAGTGCGGCCGGAGCGGCGCGCACGACGCCGCAGTCCCATAGCGGCGGAACGGCGGCGGAGCATCGTCCGTCGGAGCCGTTCGCCGTGGAGCGTGCCGCGGCGGAACCGGAGGCGGTCCGGCGGACTGCCGGGCCGGAAGGGGCCTCCGAAGTGCGGATTTCGCGTCCTGCCGGGGAGGAGGAGAGTCCGTTCGTCGAGCTGACGCCCGACGGCGAGCCGCTCGTGCCGGAAAAGGCGGCTCCGGCCGTTCCTCCTGCTGCGGAGGAGGAGTTTACCGAGGTGGACCTGTCGCGTCCCGACGGGCGCTTGGTGATGGGCCGCGGAGGGCTCGTGGAGCTGGAGCGCCCGGCCGTGCGGCGGGAGACCGTGTCGGACGGACCTTTCACCGAGATCACCGTAGGCGGCGGAGAGGCTCCTGCGGAGGATCTGCGCACCCTTGCGGAGCGGATCGTGGCCGAACGCGCCGGAGCGCGGCGCGACGCCGCGCGGCCCGTGTTCGAGGAGCTGTCCGTGGCGGGGACCGGAGATGCCGGCATGTCCGCCGGAGGGGAGGAACCGCACCGTGCGGGGGCCCCCGGAGCCGGAGGCCCGGACATTGCGGAGCCGGAAGCCGGGGGATACGCGGCGGAGGAAGGATACGCGGCGGCCCGTCCGGAAGGCGGCGCGGGAAGCGCGGACGGGACCGTCCCGTCCGGTGCGGCGCCGGAGGGCGGAATGCCGGGGACGAGGCCGGAAACGGCGGCGGCCGGAAGTGTTGTGCCGGGAGTTCCGGCATCGGGCCAAACGGCTCCGGGCGGTGCGCAGCGGACGGAAGGGGTCGTGGTGACGGTCGAGGCCCGCGAGGCGCGGCTGGTCGATGAACGGCGGATTCCGACGGAGGCCTACGATCCGCTGAAGGACCTGGTGAACTACCGCAGGCCGCCCGTGACGCTGCTCGAGGACTACGTTTCCGATTCGGAGGTTTCGGACGAGGAGATTTTCGAGAACAAGACCCGGATCGAGGAGACGCTCCGGAATTTCGGCATCCCGATCCAGCGTATCAAGGCCACGGTCGGCCCGACGGTGACGCTGTACGAGATCGTGCAGAAACAGGGGGTCAAGATCGCCAAGATACAGGGCCTCCAGAACGACATAGCCCAGAGCCTCAAGGCCGAATCGGGCATCCGCATCATCGCGCCGATTCCGGGCCGCGGAACGATCGGCATCGAGGTCCCGAACCGCAGCAAGCAGGTCGTGTCGATGTACTCGGCCGTCCGGTCGCTGCGCTTTCAGGAGTCGAAGGCCGAGCTGCCGGTGGTGATCGGCCGCACGATCCAGAACGAGAACTTCGTCTTCGACCTGGCGAAGATGCCCCACCTGCTCGTGGCCGGAGCCACGGGACAGGGCAAGTCCGTCGGACTGAACGCCATCATCACGTCGCTGCTCTACCGCAAGCATCCCGCGCAGCTCAAGTTCGTGATGATCGACCCCAAGATGGTCGAATTCTCGCTCTACGCCAAGGTCGAGCGGCACTTCCTGGCCAAGATGGAATCCGAGGAGGAGGCGATCATCACCGATCCCAAGAAGGCGGTCTATACGCTCAACTCGCTCTGCACGGAGATGGACAACCGGCTGGAGCTGTGCAAGAAGGCCGGAGCGCGCAATATCGCCGAGTACAACGAGAAGTTCACCGCGCGGCGGCTCAACCCGATGAACGGCCACCGCTACATGCCCTACATCGTCGTGGTGATCGACGAGTTCGCCGATCTGATCATGACGGCCAAGGAGGTCGAGACGCCCGTGACGCGGCTGGCGCAGAAGGCCCGCGCGATCGGCATTCACCTCATCATCGCCACGCAGCGTCCCTCGGTCGATGTCATCACCGGCAAGATCAAGGCCAACTTCCCGGCCCGCATCGCGTTCCGCGTGATGCAGATGATCGACTCGCGCACGATTCTGGACCGTCCGGGTGCCGACCAGTTGATCGGCCGCGGCGACATGCTCATCTCGAAGGACGGCGAGCTGACCCGTATCCAGTGCGCGCTGGTCGAGACCAAGGAGGTGGAGCGCATCGTGGACTACATTTCGAAGCAGCAGGGCTATACGTCGGCCTACACGCTGCCCGATTACACGCCCGAGAGCGGCGAAGGGGGCGGTCTGGGCAGCGAGGAGTCCTCGGCGCCGGTGAAGTACGACTCGCTTTTCGCCGAGATCGCCCGCGACGCCGTGTCGGGCGGACAGATTTCGACCTCGATGATCCAGCGCAACTACGAGGTGGGTTTCAACCGCGCGGGACGCATCATGATGCAGCTCGAGCGGGCGGGCATCGTGGGCCGTCAGCAGGGCGCCAAGCCGCGCGACATCCTCTATCACGACCTGCCGTCGCTCGAGGCCAGACTGCAGGAGCTCGGGCTGTTCTGA